A genome region from Nicotiana tabacum cultivar K326 chromosome 13, ASM71507v2, whole genome shotgun sequence includes the following:
- the LOC107781318 gene encoding uncharacterized protein LOC107781318 — protein MNRSFRAEESGQRQRQPLMGSIRSSDEELSLFLEMRRREKERNNNLFLQKPDEFDILGSKNGSSPAFNIASAAPFRRTRADDFLNADNDKSDYDWLLTPPGTPLFPTLEMESRKTVMSQLGTSRAHPTALTSRLTNPLPEATARSNIESRQLASSSGLNSSSSSLRRPSSSGGSRPSTPTGRPTLSSSRSTMTSASRSTSNAATKAMTSTATSKTMSTTTTSRSSRSATPTSRATMTSAKPTVPPRSSTPTARSNARSSTPTSRASITASKSTSRAATPTRRPTSMSSTTNTTVPPVKPLSSFSGTKSAITASRNSAAPRASSPTVKPRPWKPSDMPGFSLDAPPNLRTSLSDRPVSATRGRPGAPSARSSSVEPASNGRIRRQSCSPARGRPPNGVVHSSGSSVPVPSMSRLHAKANDNVSPVLVGTKMVERVINMRKLVRPKQDDKHSPHSNLSAKSSSPDSSGFGRSLSKKSLDMAIRHMDIRQRIPGNLRPLMTNIPASSMYSVRSGPSRSRTSRSISVPDSPLATSSNASSEVSVSNNAVYFDGSEIDDDVSSDKGVRSPASVHGR, from the exons ATGAATAGAAGTTTTAGAGCAGAGGAATCTGGGCAAAGGCAGAGGCAGCCGCTAATGGGGAGTATTAGGAGCTCAGACGAGGAACTATCGCTGTTTCTCGAAATGCGgagaagggaaaaagaaagaaataataatctttttcttcaaaaacctgaCGAATTTGATATCCTTG GATCAAAAAATGGTAGTTCACCAGCATTTAATATTGCATCAGCTGCACCCTTTCGGAGGACTCGTGCTGATGATTTCCTTAATGCTGACAATGATAAATCTGATTATGACTG GCTTCTAACACCTCCAGGTACTCCTCTTTTTCCTACTCTAGAGATGGAATCGCGAAAAACTGTGATGAGTCAGCTGGGAACTTCTAGAGCTCATCCCACTGCATTGACATCTAGA TTAACGAATCCTCTACCAGAGGCCACCGCAAGAAGCAACATAGAATCTAGACAGCTAGCTTCCTCTTCTGGATTAAACTCTTCAAGTTCAAGTCTTCGAAGACCATCTTCTTCAGGTGGATCAAGACCTTCAACTCCGACTGGTAGGCCAACATTAAGCTCATCTAGATCCACCATGACTTCAGCATCTAGATCCACATCTAATGCAGCAACCAAAGCAATGACATCCACTGCAACCTCTAAAACAATGTCAACCACTACGACATCTAGATCATCAAGGTCTGCGACACCTACTTCTCGTGCCACCATGACTTCTGCAAAACCCACTGTTCCTCCAAGATCTTCAACACCTACTGCAAGGTCCAATGCAAGGTCATCAACACCGACAAGCAGGGCCTCAATTACTGCATCGAAGTCCACATCCAGGGCAGCAACTCCTACTCGTCGGCCAACGTCAATGTCAAGTACAACAAATACAACTGTTCCACCTGTTAAACCTTTGTCTTCCTTTTCGGGTACCAAGTCAGCTATAACTGCATCACGAAACTCTGCAGCCCCACGTGCCAGTTCGCCAACTGTGAAACCCAGACCATGGAAGCCTTCAGATATGCCAGGGTTCTCCCTTGATGCTCCACCCAATTTAAGGACATCACTATCTGACAGGCCAGTTTCAGCTACAAGGGGCAGACCAGGGGCACCAAGTGCTAGATCTTCATCTGTTGAGCCAGCTTCAAATGGAAGGATCAGACGACAGTCATGCTCTCCAGCAAGAGGACGTCCTCCTAATGGTGTTGTGCATAGCAGTGGAAGCTCTGTTCCTGTCCCATCCATGAGCCGACTACATGCTAAAGCCAATGACAATGTTAGTCCTGTCTTGGTTGGGACCAAGATGGTTGAAAGGGTAATAAATATGCGGAAGCTGGTTCGTCCGAAGCAAGATGACAAACATTCTCCACATAGTAACTTATCTGCAAAGTCTTCGTCACCTGATAGCTCAGGCTTTGGAAGATCATTATCGAAGAAATCCTTGGATATGGCTATAAGGCATATG GATATAAGGCAAAGAATCCCGGGTAATCTGCGTCCATTGATGACTAATATTCCAGCATCCTCTATGTACAGTGTGAGATCAGGGCCTAGTAGAAGCAGGACAAGCAGATCAATAAGTGTACCTGACTCTCCACTTGCCACAAGCAGTAATGCTAGTTCTGAAGTGAGTGTTAGTAACAATGCAGTGTATTTCGATGGAagtgaaattgatgatgatgttaGCAGCGACAAAGGTGTTCGATCACCTGCCAGTGTTCATGGGAGGTGA